TGATTGTTGTAGGTGTGATGCCTGCCTGGATGTATGTCCACGAAGTGCTATTAGCTTTGAATAGTATGTATGATTATATCATCTTTAGGGTTATACTATGATGTGGAATTTTTTGGTTATGTTTTATTAAATTTTCACACATTTTTGAGTATATAAAGATAAAGTTTATTAATTTAATATTAAGAGAATTATAGATGAATTTAATGATTAAGAGGTAAAAACATGTCAGAATTATTAATACCATTAGATAAGTACCTAGCTGCAGGTTTACATATAGGTACTCAACAGAAAACAAAAGATATGGAAAAATATATTTACAGAGTAAGAGCAGACGGTCTTCATGTATTAGATGTTAAAAGTAGTAATGATAAAATAATTGTTGCTGCAAAATTATTATCTAAATATGATCCTGATGATGTTCTTGTTGTATCTACAAGACAGTATGGTCAGGCTCCTGTAAAGAAATTTGGTGAAGTTACTGGTACAAAAACTATTCCTGGTAGATTTATACCTGGTACATTAACAAACCCACAGTACTCCAAATTTATTGAACCTAAAATATTAGTTGTTACAGATCCAAGATCAGACTCTCAAGCTGTATTTGAAGCAAAACAAAATGGAATTCCTGTAGTAGCTTTATGTGATACAGAAAATTTATTATCTAATGTTGACCTTGTAATTCCAGTTAACAATAAAGGTAGAAAAGCTATTGCATTAGTTTACTGGTTATTAGCTAGACAAATTTTAAGAGAAAGAGGAGTTTTATCTTCTGACGAAGAATTTGATTTAGAACCTACTGATTTCGAGTTAAAAATATAAGATTATAATTAAATATAATCTTTTCTTGGGAAACTTTATGATTTCTAGAAGTATATTCTAGTATTCATAATTTTTATTACTTTTTTTGAAAACTATTATTTATTCTTATTTTGTGATTATTGCTGAAGTGTATCCTACTACTGAATCATAATCTCCGAAGGCATCTCCACTATTGGAGTAGTCTAGTATTCTAGCATTTTTTGCATTGGCTAGTTTGGAGTATGTTATTGCTGTTATTGTTGGACCATATCCACACATTGTTATCTGATAGTTTGTTACATTGTTGTATAATTCTTGTTCATCCATGTTTTCTATTGACTTCATTACTTTTTCATCTTTTGTTCTTGCATTTTCGCTGTTTTCGTAGTGTGTTAGGTCTGTGCTTGCGATTATTATAATATCACGTCCTAGTTTTTCTGCGGATTCATATATTGTTCTTGCTAGTTGCTGGGATAGTTCCAGTGTCTGATTACTAATTACTATTGGTACTATCATTGCATTCTTGTCTTCTTGTTCTGTTATGTATTGTATGAATGGCAGTTCTACTTCTGTTCCATGTTCTTTAAGATGTGCTCTGTCATCATATTTTATGTTTGGATTACGTTGCTGTAATTCATTGTT
This genomic interval from Candidatus Methanosphaera massiliense contains the following:
- the rpsB gene encoding 30S ribosomal protein S2, with translation MSELLIPLDKYLAAGLHIGTQQKTKDMEKYIYRVRADGLHVLDVKSSNDKIIVAAKLLSKYDPDDVLVVSTRQYGQAPVKKFGEVTGTKTIPGRFIPGTLTNPQYSKFIEPKILVVTDPRSDSQAVFEAKQNGIPVVALCDTENLLSNVDLVIPVNNKGRKAIALVYWLLARQILRERGVLSSDEEFDLEPTDFELKI
- the amrB gene encoding AmmeMemoRadiSam system protein B, which codes for MIREPCVSGIFYPSKKSILKENIEKTLDNINTEDPITGQITAGVAPHAGYVYSGKTACYTYNQIRKNRIPETFIIIGPNHTGYGNSSIALTTASKWNTPLGDITVDTELNNELQQRNPNIKYDDRAHLKEHGTEVELPFIQYITEQEDKNAMIVPIVISNQTLELSQQLARTIYESAEKLGRDIIIIASTDLTHYENSENARTKDEKVMKSIENMDEQELYNNVTNYQITMCGYGPTITAITYSKLANAKNARILDYSNSGDAFGDYDSVVGYTSAIITK